In the genome of Synergistota bacterium, the window CCAATAAAGTAAAAAGGGAGGGATTTACCTCTAAGATAACATCCCCCCCTTTTCCTCCATCTCCCCCATCAGGGCCTCCGCGGGGAACATATTTTTCCTTTCTGAAACTTATAGCACCGTCTCCGCCTTTTCCTCCCTCTACGTAAATCTTAGCTCTATCTATCATCAGGCAAGAGCCGGCTCGGGATAAACGCTGACCCTCTTCCTTCTCTTATCCAACCTCTCAAATTTCACATATCCATCTATTAAGGCATAAAGGGTAAAGTCGTCTCCCATTCCAACGTTCTTTCCCGGATGAATTCTTGTCCCTCTTTGACGAACTATAACATTTCCTGCCTTAACGAATTGAAGATCATATCTCTTAACGCCGAGTCTCTTGCTATGACTATCCCTACCATTCTGAGTGCTTCCCCCGCCTTTCTTGTGAGCGAAAAGCTGAAGATCTATCATTCCTCCTTCACCTCCTCACACCTTACATGATTCGGATAAGCCTTACTTATCTCGCTCAATCCCTTCCAGAAAACCGCAAGAACAAGCTCACTCCTCTCATCCGCAGGAAAACTCATATAAAGCAATCCCTTCTCCTTTTCAGCTTCTATCCTCTCAGCATATTCATCTTTTAACCACAATAGCAAAGTCTGAAGAAGCGCAGAAACGCCCGCACATACTATATCTCTACCTTC includes:
- the rpmA gene encoding 50S ribosomal protein L27, whose amino-acid sequence is MIDLQLFAHKKGGGSTQNGRDSHSKRLGVKRYDLQFVKAGNVIVRQRGTRIHPGKNVGMGDDFTLYALIDGYVKFERLDKRRKRVSVYPEPALA
- a CDS encoding ribosomal-processing cysteine protease Prp; the protein is MLRITLKRERSGRRVIIARGHTGYAEEGRDIVCAGVSALLQTLLLWLKDEYAERIEAEKEKGLLYMSFPADERSELVLAVFWKGLSEISKAYPNHVRCEEVKEE